In the genome of Bradyrhizobium sp. CIAT3101, one region contains:
- a CDS encoding alpha/beta hydrolase produces the protein MRDWDDAYANSAHIPGSDKMPAQWAERAAAYRTGLKAFRPDIAYGSGERQRFDLILPEGDSKGLVVFVHGGYWMRFDKSTWTDLAEGARHHGWTVALPSYTLTPAARISDITAEISAAIAKAASLVAGPIRLAGHSAGGHLVTRMLCDDSRLEPAVYNRIAGTLSISGLHDLRPLLKTKMNETLRMTMDEATLESAALHLPRGHSPVTAWVGGSERPEFIRQSDLLANVWTGFDVPTHLVVDPGLNHFTVIDALKDPSSPITARLIGLD, from the coding sequence ATGCGCGATTGGGATGATGCTTACGCCAATTCGGCCCATATCCCGGGCTCGGACAAGATGCCGGCGCAATGGGCGGAGCGGGCGGCGGCCTACCGCACCGGGCTGAAGGCCTTTCGTCCCGACATCGCCTACGGCTCAGGCGAACGCCAACGTTTTGACCTGATCCTGCCCGAGGGCGACAGCAAGGGCCTCGTCGTGTTCGTGCACGGCGGCTACTGGATGCGGTTCGACAAGTCGACCTGGACGGATCTGGCCGAAGGCGCGCGGCACCACGGCTGGACGGTCGCGCTACCGAGCTACACGCTGACGCCGGCAGCGCGCATCTCCGACATCACCGCGGAGATATCAGCCGCGATCGCGAAAGCGGCGTCGCTGGTCGCAGGGCCGATCCGGCTCGCCGGCCATTCCGCCGGCGGCCATCTCGTCACGCGCATGCTCTGCGACGACAGCCGGCTCGAGCCGGCCGTCTATAACCGCATTGCGGGCACGCTCTCGATCAGCGGCCTGCACGATCTGCGTCCGCTGCTCAAGACGAAGATGAACGAGACGCTGCGCATGACCATGGACGAGGCGACGCTCGAAAGCGCGGCGCTGCACCTGCCGCGCGGGCATTCGCCTGTCACCGCCTGGGTCGGCGGCAGCGAGCGCCCGGAATTCATTCGCCAGTCCGATCTGCTGGCCAATGTCTGGACCGGCTTCGACGTACCGACCCACCTCGTCGTCGATCCCGGGCTCAACCATTTTACCGTGATCGATGCGCTCAAGGATCCATCGTCGCCGATCACCGCGCGCCTGATCGGCCTCGACTGA
- a CDS encoding CreA family protein produces MSSRFLGLSGIRLKGLALLLLAMAVPAASAQAADEPDLIFRRSTVFKWMSPNDKLATYGLDDPEVEGVACHFTVPEKGGFKGWLGLAEEVSDVSLACRQIGPIKFKDKMEQGDDMFRKRRSLFFKKMQIVRGCDAKRNVLVYMVYSDKLIEGSPKNSTSTVPIMPWGPADANVQKCGDFFTQ; encoded by the coding sequence ATGTCATCTCGTTTCCTCGGTCTTTCAGGCATCCGCTTGAAAGGCCTCGCTTTATTGCTTCTGGCTATGGCCGTGCCGGCAGCGTCCGCGCAAGCTGCCGACGAGCCGGATCTAATCTTCCGCCGCTCCACCGTGTTCAAATGGATGAGCCCGAATGACAAGCTCGCGACCTATGGCCTCGACGACCCCGAGGTCGAGGGTGTGGCCTGCCATTTCACAGTACCGGAAAAGGGCGGTTTCAAGGGCTGGCTCGGTCTTGCCGAGGAGGTTTCCGACGTCTCGCTCGCCTGCCGCCAGATCGGCCCGATCAAGTTCAAGGACAAGATGGAGCAGGGCGACGACATGTTCCGCAAGCGACGCTCGCTCTTCTTCAAGAAGATGCAGATCGTCCGTGGCTGCGACGCCAAGCGCAACGTCCTGGTCTACATGGTCTATTCGGACAAGCTGATCGAGGGATCGCCGAAGAACTCGACCTCGACGGTGCCGATCATGCCGTGGGGGCCGGCCGACGCGAACGTCCAGAAGTGCGGCGACTTCTTCACTCAGTGA
- a CDS encoding DUF6719 family protein: MSLRYPVRLSLLISAALATTAHAATVGREQDIVDLKLGQRVMVDDGTCPAGQVKEVRGSKMSDKGVVRTSSCVARYGPKSK; this comes from the coding sequence ATGTCACTCCGCTACCCAGTCCGCCTTTCGCTCCTGATCTCAGCCGCGCTCGCGACGACGGCGCACGCAGCCACGGTCGGCCGCGAGCAGGACATCGTGGATCTCAAGCTGGGTCAGCGCGTGATGGTGGATGACGGAACCTGCCCGGCTGGACAGGTCAAGGAAGTGCGCGGTTCGAAGATGAGCGACAAGGGCGTCGTGCGAACCAGTTCCTGCGTGGCGCGGTACGGTCCGAAATCGAAGTAG
- a CDS encoding ArgE/DapE family deacylase translates to MNAETQQRILDAVDAGFEAQLATTRDFVAIPSTRGAEGPCQDMIGDLLRARGYEVDDWHINVDDLKDLRGFGPIEHDFSKARTVVGTYRPTTEAGKSLILQGHCDVVPAGPLELWDTPPFSPVIKDGKMFGRGACDMKSGTIGALYALDAIKAAGLKPTARIHFQSVIEEESTGVGALSTLQRGYRADACFIPEPTAGRMVRSQVGVIWFRLRVKGHPTHVAFAGSGSNAIMAAYHLVHALQKLEIEWNERAKADRHFKTLNHPINFNPGIIKGGDWASSVPAWCDVDCRIAILPGWSVADHQKEIMACVAAASRNHRFLANNPPEVEWSGFLSEGYELTDSAAPEAAFGKAFNKVYGGAVEDLVFTALTDTRFYGLNYGIPSLCFGASGGEMHGFNEYVDLDSLKKTTRAMALFIAEWCGVEKA, encoded by the coding sequence ATGAATGCCGAGACGCAGCAGAGGATTCTTGACGCCGTCGATGCCGGCTTCGAAGCCCAGCTTGCGACCACCCGAGATTTCGTCGCGATCCCTTCGACCCGCGGGGCGGAGGGGCCGTGCCAGGACATGATCGGCGACCTCCTGCGTGCGCGCGGTTACGAGGTCGACGATTGGCACATCAATGTCGACGACCTCAAGGATCTGCGTGGCTTCGGCCCGATCGAGCATGATTTCTCCAAGGCGCGCACGGTGGTCGGCACCTATCGCCCGACGACCGAGGCCGGCAAATCGCTGATCCTCCAGGGGCACTGCGACGTCGTGCCCGCGGGGCCGCTGGAATTGTGGGACACACCGCCGTTCTCGCCCGTCATCAAGGACGGCAAAATGTTCGGTCGCGGCGCCTGCGACATGAAGTCGGGGACCATCGGCGCGCTCTATGCGCTGGATGCGATCAAGGCGGCCGGCCTCAAGCCGACCGCGCGGATTCACTTTCAGTCGGTGATCGAGGAGGAGAGCACCGGCGTCGGCGCACTGTCGACGCTTCAGCGCGGCTACCGGGCCGATGCCTGCTTCATCCCCGAGCCCACCGCCGGCAGAATGGTGCGTTCTCAGGTCGGCGTGATCTGGTTTCGCCTGCGGGTAAAGGGCCATCCGACCCATGTCGCCTTTGCCGGCTCCGGATCGAATGCGATCATGGCGGCTTATCACCTCGTCCACGCGCTGCAGAAGCTCGAGATCGAGTGGAACGAGCGCGCCAAGGCCGACCGCCACTTCAAGACGCTCAACCATCCCATCAACTTCAATCCCGGCATCATCAAGGGTGGTGACTGGGCCTCCAGCGTGCCGGCCTGGTGCGACGTCGATTGCCGCATCGCGATCCTGCCGGGCTGGTCGGTGGCCGATCACCAGAAGGAGATCATGGCCTGCGTTGCCGCCGCCTCGCGCAACCATCGCTTCCTCGCCAACAATCCGCCGGAGGTCGAATGGTCGGGCTTCCTGTCGGAAGGCTATGAGCTGACCGATTCCGCCGCGCCGGAAGCTGCATTCGGCAAGGCCTTCAACAAGGTCTATGGCGGCGCGGTCGAGGATCTCGTCTTCACCGCGCTCACCGACACGCGTTTCTATGGACTCAATTACGGCATCCCCAGCCTGTGCTTTGGCGCCAGCGGCGGCGAGATGCACGGCTTCAACGAATATGTCGATCTGGACTCGCTGAAGAAGACCACCAGGGCGATGGCGCTGTTCATCGCGGAATGGTGCGGAGTGGAGAAGGCCTAG
- a CDS encoding pyridoxamine 5'-phosphate oxidase family protein produces MSQTESQNSYPTSARNQVKRRHDRGFYDHETVHRILDSSMMCHVSYVIDGQPYCTPTFFWREGTKLYWHGSSASRMLRNQTRGERVCLTVAHLDSLVLARCGFNHSADYRAVMAFGTAYLVTDAQEKERAVVAMVDRFFPDRTASLRASNTQEIKATSFIAMEIEEASAKVRAKGVADDDEDYELPIYAERIPVRTVLGAPEPCPRLLDGVSRPATLNGYSEGRPLEDALRDAYFVEYPNG; encoded by the coding sequence GTGAGCCAGACCGAGAGCCAAAATTCCTATCCGACGTCAGCGCGCAACCAGGTGAAGCGCCGGCACGATCGCGGCTTCTACGATCACGAGACGGTTCACCGCATCCTGGATTCGTCGATGATGTGCCACGTCTCCTATGTCATCGACGGCCAGCCCTACTGCACGCCGACCTTCTTCTGGCGCGAGGGGACCAAGCTCTATTGGCACGGCTCGAGCGCGAGCCGCATGCTGCGCAACCAGACCAGGGGCGAGCGGGTGTGCCTGACGGTCGCCCATCTCGACAGCCTCGTGCTGGCGCGCTGCGGCTTCAATCACTCCGCCGATTACCGCGCGGTGATGGCGTTCGGCACAGCCTATCTTGTCACCGACGCGCAGGAGAAGGAGCGCGCCGTGGTCGCGATGGTCGACCGCTTCTTTCCGGATCGCACCGCGAGCCTGCGTGCCAGCAACACCCAGGAGATCAAGGCGACCTCCTTCATCGCGATGGAGATCGAGGAAGCCTCGGCAAAGGTCCGCGCCAAGGGTGTCGCGGACGACGACGAGGACTACGAATTGCCGATCTATGCCGAGCGCATTCCGGTTCGCACCGTTCTCGGCGCGCCGGAACCATGCCCGCGGCTGCTCGACGGCGTGAGCCGGCCGGCGACGCTGAACGGCTATTCCGAAGGCCGGCCGCTCGAAGATGCATTGCGGGATGCTTATTTTGTGGAGTACCCGAACGGCTGA
- a CDS encoding PLP-dependent aminotransferase family protein, with the protein MQKIPTNSIAPAKAELPLDLTGTHITAGASSAHRLYQALCEMIVSGLVKPGEPLPPSRTLATQTGFRRNAVVAAYERLIADGFAQATVGSGTFVAARIPARAAISKKPKVIVEAPKQGALSLGCTHIDERAVQRFRAFVGRRMRAFGSEHLHYGDPRGSRELRVAIADHLLSARGLRCDPDQIMLTSGTLHTLRIVLGAILKTNDQVWCEDPGYPIARRTIAQCGYRTVPIPVDAHGLQVARGRAAAPAARAAYVTPSHQFPLGVQMSMPRRLELLDWAKQAGAFVFEDDYDSEFRYDGAPLMSLAGIDHLQRVIYMGTFAKTLFPGLRIGYCALPERLIGDVTAARAALDRFPGTLMEGAVADMLNSGAFAANLKRVRKLYREARDALAETLEAASDGALSVPVPSQGLHLVAQFGLSIPPAVAAEAKQAAGAEGWLLADTYARARPLPGFVLGFSGHAVPHLVASAERLAREARAALRNKGKVGRRA; encoded by the coding sequence ATGCAAAAAATTCCGACCAATTCTATCGCCCCGGCCAAAGCGGAGCTGCCGCTCGATCTCACCGGGACGCACATCACCGCCGGCGCCTCCTCGGCGCATCGGCTGTACCAGGCGCTGTGCGAGATGATCGTCTCGGGCCTCGTCAAACCCGGCGAGCCGCTACCGCCGTCGCGCACGCTGGCCACGCAGACCGGATTTCGGCGCAATGCGGTCGTCGCGGCTTACGAACGCCTGATCGCCGACGGGTTTGCGCAAGCCACCGTCGGCTCCGGCACGTTCGTCGCTGCGCGCATCCCGGCGCGCGCCGCAATATCGAAGAAGCCGAAGGTGATCGTGGAGGCGCCGAAGCAAGGCGCGCTCTCGCTCGGCTGCACCCATATCGACGAGCGCGCGGTACAACGCTTTCGCGCCTTCGTCGGCCGGCGCATGCGCGCCTTTGGTAGCGAACACCTGCATTACGGCGATCCGCGTGGCAGCCGCGAGCTGCGCGTCGCGATCGCGGACCATCTGCTCTCGGCGCGGGGGCTACGCTGCGACCCCGACCAGATCATGCTCACATCGGGCACGCTGCATACGCTACGCATCGTTCTCGGCGCGATCCTGAAGACAAACGATCAGGTCTGGTGCGAGGACCCCGGCTATCCCATCGCACGCAGGACCATCGCACAATGCGGCTATCGCACCGTGCCCATTCCCGTCGACGCCCACGGCCTGCAAGTCGCCAGGGGCCGCGCCGCCGCCCCGGCCGCGCGCGCGGCCTATGTGACGCCGTCGCATCAGTTTCCGCTGGGCGTGCAGATGTCGATGCCGCGGCGGCTCGAGCTGCTCGACTGGGCGAAGCAGGCCGGCGCGTTCGTGTTCGAGGACGATTACGACAGCGAGTTTCGCTATGACGGCGCGCCGCTGATGTCGCTCGCCGGCATCGATCACCTCCAGCGCGTGATCTACATGGGCACGTTCGCCAAGACGCTGTTTCCAGGTCTGCGCATCGGCTATTGCGCGCTGCCCGAACGCCTGATCGGCGACGTCACCGCCGCACGCGCCGCGCTCGACCGTTTTCCGGGAACGCTGATGGAGGGCGCGGTCGCCGACATGCTCAATTCTGGCGCGTTTGCCGCAAACTTGAAGCGTGTACGAAAACTCTATCGCGAGGCCCGCGATGCACTGGCCGAAACGCTCGAGGCCGCATCGGACGGCGCGCTGTCGGTCCCGGTGCCGTCGCAGGGCCTGCACCTCGTGGCGCAGTTCGGTCTGTCGATCCCACCAGCCGTCGCGGCCGAAGCGAAGCAGGCGGCCGGCGCCGAGGGCTGGCTGCTCGCCGACACCTACGCGCGGGCGCGTCCGCTACCCGGTTTCGTGCTCGGATTTTCGGGACACGCGGTTCCACACCTCGTCGCCTCTGCCGAGCGGCTCGCGCGGGAAGCGCGGGCCGCCTTGCGCAACAAAGGCAAGGTCGGCCGGCGCGCGTGA
- the kynA gene encoding tryptophan 2,3-dioxygenase codes for MTSSDYDPAKEGAETDFARRMSYGDYLSLDAILGAQHPLSEAHDEMLFIIQHQTTELWMRLAIHELSAARRAIAKDEVAPAMKMLARMSRIFEQLNNAWDVLRTMTPSEYTRFRSQLGQSSGFQSRQYRLIEFLLGNRNHAMLKPHAHDAETTRLLEAELATPSLYDEVLRLADRNGLKMPATVLARDVRETHSFSEGVLQAWRIVYEAPETHWMLYELAEKLVDFEDYFRRWRFNHVTTVERVIGFKRGTGGTGGVSYLKRMLEVELFPELWRVRTIL; via the coding sequence ATGACGTCCAGCGATTACGATCCCGCAAAAGAAGGCGCCGAGACGGATTTCGCCCGGCGCATGTCCTATGGCGATTATCTGTCGCTGGACGCGATCCTCGGCGCGCAGCATCCGCTGTCGGAAGCGCACGACGAGATGCTGTTCATCATCCAGCATCAGACCACGGAGCTCTGGATGCGCCTTGCCATCCATGAACTCAGTGCAGCGCGTCGCGCCATTGCCAAGGACGAGGTCGCTCCCGCCATGAAGATGCTGGCGCGGATGTCGCGTATCTTCGAGCAGCTCAACAACGCCTGGGACGTGCTGCGCACGATGACGCCCAGCGAATATACGCGCTTTCGGTCCCAGCTCGGCCAGTCCTCGGGCTTCCAGTCGCGCCAGTACCGGCTGATCGAATTCTTGCTCGGCAACCGCAACCACGCCATGCTGAAGCCGCACGCGCACGATGCTGAAACGACCAGGCTCCTCGAAGCCGAGCTCGCGACGCCGAGCCTCTATGACGAGGTGCTGCGGCTGGCGGACCGCAACGGGCTCAAGATGCCTGCGACTGTCTTGGCGCGCGACGTCCGCGAAACCCACAGCTTCAGCGAGGGCGTGCTGCAGGCGTGGCGTATCGTCTACGAGGCGCCGGAGACGCATTGGATGCTCTACGAACTCGCCGAGAAGCTGGTCGATTTCGAGGATTATTTCCGGCGCTGGCGCTTTAACCACGTCACGACGGTCGAGCGCGTCATCGGCTTCAAGCGCGGCACCGGCGGCACCGGTGGCGTCAGCTACCTTAAGCGCATGCTGGAGGTCGAGCTGTTTCCCGAGCTCTGGCGCGTCCGCACGATTCTGTAG